In Pseudomonas sp. FP1742, the DNA window CGGTTGACATCAATCAAGTAATCCAGACAAGGCCATTGCTCGCCGATTTCCATCGGCCTCTGACACCGCAGCGTTTTACCGTACGCTGAGTCATTGATGCCCGGGTATCGGACTGCTTGGGCGTTTTACATTGCGTTTTCGCCTTGCCGAGTCAGGGCTCGCAATGCGGCTCGGTTGAGGCAGCCGGGGCGTACGCAGTAACAGGCTGATTTGCTCTGCGCTGACCGCTCTGCTGAAAAAGTGCCCCTGAATTTCATCGCAGCCGTTTTCACGCAGGAAGGTTTGCTGCTCTTCGGTTTCGACACCTTCGGCAATGACCTTGAGGTTCAGTTTGTGCCCCAAGGAAATCACTGCGGTGGCGATGGCTCTGTCATTCTCGTTGTCGGGCAGATCGTGCACGAAAGACTGGTCGATCTTGAGTCTGGCGATCGGGAAGCTTTTCAATGCTGCGAGGCTGGAGTAGCCGGTGCCGAAGTCGTCGATCGACAGACTGATCCCCATTGATTGCAGTTCCTTCATTTTGCTGATGGCTTGCTGAAGGTCTTGCATGATCAGACTTTCGGTCAGCTCCAGCTCAAGGTACATCGGGTCCAGCCCGGTTTCCTGCAAGGCATGCCTCACCCGGTCGATCAGGTCCCTTTCGACGAACTGGCGTGCCGAAATATTCACCGACATGGTGATCGGCGGCCAGCCCGCATCCTGCCAGTCCTTGTTCTGTTTGCACGCGGTATGTATCACCCAGTCGCCGATGGGCACGATCAACCCGGTCTCTTCGGCCTGGGGAATGAATTTGATCGGAGACACCATGCCAAGTTCGGGGTGCTGCCAGCGGATCAGTGCCTCTACGCCGATGATCTGACCTGACTGCAAATCCACCTGTGGCTGGTACAACAGCAGGAACTCGTCATGGTTGAGTGCGTTTCGAAGCCCGTCTTGCATGGCGAGCTTGCCCTGATCCTTGTTATTCATCTCGCTCGTATAGAACTGGTAACTGTTGCGCCCCAGTTCCTTGGCCCGGTACATGGCGGCGTCCGCATTGCTGAGCAACGTGTCGGTATCGCTGCCGTCCGCCGGGTAGGTGGCCAACCCCATGCTGCAGGTGACGTGGAGTGTATGTCCGCTGAGCTGAATCGGCCGCAGGATGGCTTCCTGGATTTTGTGCAGGGCTGGAGTGACGCCGTCGAGGTCCGAGGGCTGGTCGAACAGGATGATCACAAACTCGTCGCCACCCAGTCGCACGACGGTGTCGGTACGGCGTACACACTCCTGCATGCGCTGGGCGACGGTTTTCAGCAGTACGTCTCCAGCGCTGTGCCCAAGGCTGTCATTCACCAGTTTGAACTTGTCCAGATCGAGAAACACCACGGTCACCAGCCGGCTGTAGCGCTGGGCATACAGTATTGCCTGCTTGAGACGGTCTTCGAGCAATGTACGATTCGGCAGCCCGGTCAGTGCGTCATGGTCGCCCATATAGCGAATGCGTTTTTCGGTCAGTTGGCGTTCTATCGCAATGCCGGCAAGAGGTGTCGCCATGTCGATCAGTCGCGTCTCGGTCGAGCTGGGGCTGCGGACAGTGTTGGAATACAAGGCAAACGTACCCAATACCTTGCGCTCATGGGACAGAATCGGCGTCGACCAGCAGGCGCGAAATCCATAGGGCGCAGCGGCTGATCGATACTCCTCCCACAGCGGATCCAGCTCGATATCCGTGACGATGACCGGCTCTCGTCGATACACCGCGGTGCCGCATGAACCGACACTCGGACCGATCGCAGTCCCGTCAATGAGCTGGTTATAGGCCTTCGGCAAACTGGGGGCAGCCCCGTGCAGCAGGTGCTTGCCATCCTCATCCAGCACCAGGATGGACACCATCATCCCCTCCAGTTGGGACTCGACCAGGTGAGCCAGGCTCTCGAGGACCTCTGCAAGCTCGGTGCTTCTGGCGATCAGCTCCAGGACATGACCTTGTCCGGCACGGATGATGGCTTCTTGTTCTAATCGGTTGTTTTGCAGGGCGAGCCGCTCTGTGGCGATACTCAATTGGACCGTCTTTTTTTCCAGCTGAAGACGGTCTTTGAGGAATTGATTCACCGCGCGAGCCATGCTGCCGATCTCGTCCTTCCCATGCTCCGCCATTATCAAATGGGTTTTGTCAGTGTGTTCCTGACGTAATTGCCGGCTGATTTCATTCAGGCGCACGAGCACATGACGGCCCATGAAGACCCGGGTCACAAACCAGGCGAATATCAGGCTGGCGCCCAGCATGATCAGTACCCATCGCTGGCTACGATTTGAGGCCTCGACCAGACGTTGCACGGCTTCGCGGTAATCTTCGGTGTAAGCACTGGATTGCTCACGGGCCACCGCGACCAGAACCCCGGCCTCATTCTTCAGTTCCTCATTGAAGCGCTGTATGACGTTGCGCTGATTGATGAGCCTCAGACGCAGGGAGAAGAGATCGGCCGTCTCCACATCAGCGTCGGGTAACTTGTCTGCGGCGCGTGACAGGCGCTCATATCGGACCCGCAGTCGTTGCACGGCATCACTGTCATTAGCCCGCGGCAGATCGAAAAGTAACACCGCCAGTTCCAGGCTGATCCGGGTCTGGGTCGCGGTCAACCGGGCGGCGTGATCATCCAGGGTTTGCTCGAAGGTGACCTCGGTTTGCAACAGGCTTTCTCGCAATTGCGCAACGATGTTGGCAGTATTGCGGAACAACTGACTCGACTGATGCATGTCGAGTATCGCCACGCCACTGTTCGCGGCAGTCAGCTCCTGCACCAGTTGATCAAGGGCTTCAAGCTGTTCGACGGTCGCCGCATAGCTTGAGCGCAGGGTGTCGGGGGAGCGGGTTGTCAGAAGCTGATCGGTCTGGCGTTCGATCAGCAAGGTACGCTGCACCATGTCTTGCCCGTTTTGCATACGGACCAGTCGTTCATCCGTCAGCTGGCGGGTGGCGCTGTTTGACGTGCGCAACGCGTAGACCGCCGTTGCACCGCCCGCCAGGATCAGCAGCGCCAGCGTCAGGAACGCCAGTGTGAACTGGGCGCGCAACGATTGCGGCAATAGCCGGCGTCCGAGCCGGGAAGTAACGTCCAATGTCATGGATTCCATTGGTGGCGATAGATGTCTCGATAACCATTGTCAGGGTCGTACTGGAATTTCTTCCCGCCGTCGAAGGCGATATTGTCGGCATTGACCAGGTGAATCGGCGCTACGAAGCCGCTCACCGGCTGACCTGCAAACAGCCGGTTCAATTCATCCATCACTTGCCAGCCATGCAGGTTGAGCGGCTCGGCCACGGTGACGGTCTGGTAGGTTTTTGCCTGTATGCGCAAAAAAGCCGAAGCGCTGCCATCACCGGCAGACAACAGACTGATGCCGTCACTGGGTATTGCGGCGTTGGTCAATGAGGCAATCGAGTAGTCGAAATAGATATCGTTGATGGCCAGTGTGTGGGTCCAGCGCTTGCCATAGCGCTGAAGCAGCTCCTTGGTGATCGCCGGCATCTTCTCGCCACTTTCGGAGATCGCGACATCGCGCACTTCCAGCACCGTACATTCCTGACAGGCCCGAATGACGTTTTCCATGGCCTTGGCTTTCGCCATGGCGATGCTGTATTTGGAGTCGGTCAGGATGACCACGCCGGCGTGTCCGTTTGACTGTGCCACTGCCGCCATGGCCGTAAGGCGAGCCACTTCGAGCGGGTCGGTCGTGACGTTCATGGCCACCGGCGTGCCGTCGATCGGCCCGGGACGTGCCCCGGCGTGCCAGCCAACCACCGGCACATCCCTGTTGGCGAAGAGGATCAGCGCCGCATTGTTCTCAAGGGCATCGGAGCCGCACAGAATGAGGCCGTCGGGTTTCTCTGCCAGGGCATCGGCAAAGGCCTTTGCGCGCCCGGCCGATGATCCAGCGCCATCGAATATCTTCAGCGTCCAGCCCATGGCCTTGGCTGCCTCGCGAGCGCCCTGCGCGACTCCGACAATGCCTCCATTACGCAAATCTTCCGCGACAAGGGCGATGCTCTTGCCCCGCAGGGCTTGCGGGCCGGATTCTGGGCCGCTCCAGCGAACGGCTTCGAGGGTGGCCCTGGAAACGATTTCCTGCGCTTGAATCACCGTTACCGTGGCGTTTTCGACACCCGTCGCGGTTGGCAGGTTCTGACCGTATCCGGGCGTTGCCGTGAAAAGACAGAAAACCGTAATTGAAGCCATCCAGAGTAGCCAGGGCCTGAGTAACCAGGGCCCGATCAGACAGGTTCGATCACCGTATGTGATGCCGGGTATGGAGCCGATGGCGCGATCATAGTCTGGCATGGCGTCCCTTTTTGCCAAGAGTGCAGCGTGCACTATCCGAAAGGATAGTCGGTTCTGCTGTCATCAGGTATTCGGTGGGTAAAAGTGCGCGAACTTTAGTTTTACAGTACTCATCCTTTACGCAACTTTGAAAGATGTTCTTCATAAGCACGACTGAATTCGCGCCTGAATAAATTGCGCG includes these proteins:
- a CDS encoding EAL domain-containing protein encodes the protein MESMTLDVTSRLGRRLLPQSLRAQFTLAFLTLALLILAGGATAVYALRTSNSATRQLTDERLVRMQNGQDMVQRTLLIERQTDQLLTTRSPDTLRSSYAATVEQLEALDQLVQELTAANSGVAILDMHQSSQLFRNTANIVAQLRESLLQTEVTFEQTLDDHAARLTATQTRISLELAVLLFDLPRANDSDAVQRLRVRYERLSRAADKLPDADVETADLFSLRLRLINQRNVIQRFNEELKNEAGVLVAVAREQSSAYTEDYREAVQRLVEASNRSQRWVLIMLGASLIFAWFVTRVFMGRHVLVRLNEISRQLRQEHTDKTHLIMAEHGKDEIGSMARAVNQFLKDRLQLEKKTVQLSIATERLALQNNRLEQEAIIRAGQGHVLELIARSTELAEVLESLAHLVESQLEGMMVSILVLDEDGKHLLHGAAPSLPKAYNQLIDGTAIGPSVGSCGTAVYRREPVIVTDIELDPLWEEYRSAAAPYGFRACWSTPILSHERKVLGTFALYSNTVRSPSSTETRLIDMATPLAGIAIERQLTEKRIRYMGDHDALTGLPNRTLLEDRLKQAILYAQRYSRLVTVVFLDLDKFKLVNDSLGHSAGDVLLKTVAQRMQECVRRTDTVVRLGGDEFVIILFDQPSDLDGVTPALHKIQEAILRPIQLSGHTLHVTCSMGLATYPADGSDTDTLLSNADAAMYRAKELGRNSYQFYTSEMNNKDQGKLAMQDGLRNALNHDEFLLLYQPQVDLQSGQIIGVEALIRWQHPELGMVSPIKFIPQAEETGLIVPIGDWVIHTACKQNKDWQDAGWPPITMSVNISARQFVERDLIDRVRHALQETGLDPMYLELELTESLIMQDLQQAISKMKELQSMGISLSIDDFGTGYSSLAALKSFPIARLKIDQSFVHDLPDNENDRAIATAVISLGHKLNLKVIAEGVETEEQQTFLRENGCDEIQGHFFSRAVSAEQISLLLRTPRLPQPSRIASPDSARRKRNVKRPSSPIPGHQ
- a CDS encoding substrate-binding domain-containing protein is translated as MIQAQEIVSRATLEAVRWSGPESGPQALRGKSIALVAEDLRNGGIVGVAQGAREAAKAMGWTLKIFDGAGSSAGRAKAFADALAEKPDGLILCGSDALENNAALILFANRDVPVVGWHAGARPGPIDGTPVAMNVTTDPLEVARLTAMAAVAQSNGHAGVVILTDSKYSIAMAKAKAMENVIRACQECTVLEVRDVAISESGEKMPAITKELLQRYGKRWTHTLAINDIYFDYSIASLTNAAIPSDGISLLSAGDGSASAFLRIQAKTYQTVTVAEPLNLHGWQVMDELNRLFAGQPVSGFVAPIHLVNADNIAFDGGKKFQYDPDNGYRDIYRHQWNP